From a region of the Salvelinus namaycush isolate Seneca unplaced genomic scaffold, SaNama_1.0 Scaffold229, whole genome shotgun sequence genome:
- the LOC120038654 gene encoding YY1-associated factor 2-like produces the protein MGDKKSPTRPKRQPKPSAEEGNWDCSVCTYKNTAEAFKCMMCDVRKGTSTRKPRPVSQLVAQRVAPQFASPTLLPKKDKKDRTDQEKNDKEPTVKKNSHKKMR, from the exons ATGGGAGACAAGAAGAGTCCAACCAG GCCGAAGCGTCAACCAAAGCCTTCGGCGGAAGAGGGAAATTGGGACTGTAGCGTTTGCACATACAAGAACACCGCGGAGGCTTTCAAGTGCATGATGTGCGATGTAAGGAAAGGGACGTCAACACG GAAGCCTCGTCCTGTCTCCCAGCTGGTTGCTCAGCGGGTAGCGCCGCAGTTTGCCTCGCCCACGCTGCTGCCCAAGAAGGACAAGAAGGACAGAACGGACCAGGAGAAGAATGACAAAGAGCCCACAGTGAAGAAGAACAGCCACAAGAAGATGAGGTAA
- the LOC120038653 gene encoding zinc finger CCHC-type and RNA-binding motif-containing protein 1-like: protein MSGGLAPSRSTVYVSNLPFSLTNSDLHKLFTKYGKVVKVTIVKDKETRKSKGVAFVLFLDKESAQSCFRSLNNKQLFGRTVKASIAIDNGRATEFIRRRNYTDKSKCYECGDTGHLSYACPKNLLGEREPPKKKEKKKKKKVEEPDEVEEEESEEEGEDPALDSLSQAIAFQQARLEEEQHRRKQTAFVAEEAGQASTSDDSKKPRIKKSVYFSDEEELSD from the exons ATGAGTGGTGGTTTGGCTCCCAGTAGAAGCACAGTCTATGTGTCCAACCTGCCCTTCTCTCTAACCAACAGTGATCTACACAAG cttttcaccAAATATGGAAAAGTTGTGAA GGTGACAATAGTCAAAGATAAAGAAACACGCAAAAGTAAAGGTGTGGCTTTTGTGCTCTTCCTGGACAAAGAGTCTGCACAGAGCTGCTTTAGATCGCTCAACAATAAACAG TTGTTTGGAAGAACAGTGAAAGCGAGCATTGCAATCGACAACGGGCGAGCAACTGAATTTATCAGGAGGCGAAACTACACAGACAAGTCCAAATGTTATGAATGTGGG GATACAGGGCACTTAAGCTATGCATGCCCAAAAAACTTGCTTGGTGAACGAGAACCCCCGAAGAAGaaagaaaagaagaagaagaaaaaggttGAAGAGCCTGATGAAGT agaagaggaggaaagtgaggaagagggagaggaccCTGCTCTTGACAGCTTAAGTCAAGCCATAGCTTTCCAG CAAGCACGACTTGAGGAGGAGCAGCATAGGCGAAAGCAGACGGCCTTCGTGGCTGAGGAGGCCGGTCAGGCTTCCACATCAGACGACTCCAAGAAACCCAGGATCAAAAAGAGTGTCTACTTCAGTGACGAGGAAGAACTGAGCGACTGA